The Candidatus Bealeia paramacronuclearis region GACGATGTTTACGCGAAAGGGTCCTACACAAACCGAGCGCCTGGAACAAGTACCTGGCTAAACGAATGTATAACATACCATGGAGAAAAGTTTCGAAAAGCTTTTTGCCCCATTGATGATCAAATCTTTTTTGCCGGCGAACACACAACTATCTTGGATTCCCTTGGTACAATGGAAGGGGCTGTCGAGTCAGGAGAACGCATGGCGAGGTTTATTGCGAAAGTCATAGATGAACACTATGGTGGGCTGAGGAAGACTAAGGAGGAATCGAGATGACAAAGGTTTGGTTTATTACGGGATGCTCAAAAGGATTTGGACGCGCATTAGTAGAAGAGCTTTTAAAAACAACGGACGCTCAGGTGGTCGCAACAGCTCGAAATCCTGAGGTTCTCAAAGATCTTCAAGATCAATATGGAAAACGTATTCTTGCGCTGAAATGCGATGTAACCAACACACACGACATTCAAAATGCGGTTGAGCAAACTCTCGTAACTTTTTCAAAAATTGACGTCCTTGTGAATAATGCCGGATATGGTTTATCGGGCGCTTTAGAAGAATGTGCGATAGATGATATTCGCTCTGTTTTCAACACAAATGTTTTTGGTCTTATCACACTCACACAAGCGATTCTTCCCATTATGCGCGCTCAAAATTCAGGTCATATTCTCAACGTTTCCTCAATTGCAGGCCTTGTGGGCATGGCCGGTGCAGGAATTTATTGTGCCACGAAATTTGCGGTCGAAGGATTGTCGGAATCATTGGCCATGGAAGTGGCTTGTTTTGGAATTAAAGTCACAATCATTGAGCCTGGCCCCTTCCGGACCGATTTTGCAGGAAGCTCCATAGTTATGTCACCTGAATATCCCGCTTATCGAGAGGGACCTGCGGCACTTTCTCGGGAAAGGTTACGTTATCTTCATAATACACAACCTGGAGATCCTATCAAAGCTGCACAAATCATGATTCAGATTACTGAGATGAAAGAGCCACCATTGAGGATGCTTTTAGGAAATTCTGCCGTGGATAGATTTTCTGAAAAACTCAAACACGAGACCGAGATTTTCCAAAAACATGAAGAT contains the following coding sequences:
- a CDS encoding FAD-dependent oxidoreductase → DDVYAKGSYTNRAPGTSTWLNECITYHGEKFRKAFCPIDDQIFFAGEHTTILDSLGTMEGAVESGERMARFIAKVIDEHYGGLRKTKEESR
- a CDS encoding oxidoreductase, which gives rise to MTKVWFITGCSKGFGRALVEELLKTTDAQVVATARNPEVLKDLQDQYGKRILALKCDVTNTHDIQNAVEQTLVTFSKIDVLVNNAGYGLSGALEECAIDDIRSVFNTNVFGLITLTQAILPIMRAQNSGHILNVSSIAGLVGMAGAGIYCATKFAVEGLSESLAMEVACFGIKVTIIEPGPFRTDFAGSSIVMSPEYPAYREGPAALSRERLRYLHNTQPGDPIKAAQIMIQITEMKEPPLRMLLGNSAVDRFSEKLKHETEIFQKHEDLSRSADYNLNAA